The proteins below are encoded in one region of Saccopteryx leptura isolate mSacLep1 chromosome 1, mSacLep1_pri_phased_curated, whole genome shotgun sequence:
- the ZFTA gene encoding zinc finger translocation-associated protein produces the protein MEPSGDHRSRSSSGRGGPGPAAASARGRRLPPSGSSGSAEPEEDDGGKDLHLDGGALGSWGSAPLPSSRARGQASSGRKYSDHCEARASRPGKSRIPGRDHRRYYHDHWRLEYLMDFNPARHGMVCMVCGSSLATLKLSTIKRHIRQKHPYSLHWSPREKEVISNSWDAHLGLGACGEAEGLGTQGAEEEEEEDDEEEEEGANLQACPSKGPGKAPTGRGSRRQRRGGPVAPRARARRQRLSASRRAGGSRGLGARRLERRLKESLQNWFRAECLMDYDPRGNRLVCMACGRALPSLHLDDIRAHVLEVHPSSLGLSGPQRSALLQAWGGPPETLSEFSQSPPDDDLVPQDLTRKSRDSAPAAGAPSSQDLSPPDVKEEAGRVPERPGPADEEEEMEEGERVGVPGRWPRGRDHRRHYQERWRLEYLMELDGGRRGLVCMVCGGSLASLKMSTIKRHIRQRHPGSTRLSGPVKALIAQEWSEKAAHLLAWGLPCPESPKDPAAPSTAAASEEGGGDEEEKPEEEEWWGDAPLSPGEPSEQPAEDDEDDEDGQESGGLAFPPLPPPPPPPPPPPPPRSREQRRNYQPRWRGEYLMDYDGSRRGLVCMVCGGALATLKVSTIKRHILQVHPFSMDFTPEERQTILEAYEEAALRCYGHEGFGAPAPAPRDGGADLKAGAVCRA, from the exons GCAAAGATCTTCATCTGGACGGGGGTGCCTTGGGGTCCTGGGGGAGTGCCCCCCTGCCCTCTTCCAGGGCCAGGGGACAAGCGTCTTCAGGCAGAAAATACTCAGACCACTGTGAGGCTCGGGCTTCAAGGCCTGGAAAGAGCCGCATCCCTGGCCGTGACCACCGGCGATACTACCACGACCACTGGCGGCTGGAGTACCTAATGGACTTCAACCCTGCCCGGCATGGCATGGTGTGCATGGTGTGCGGCAGCTCCCTGGCCACGCTCAAGCTCAGCACCATCAAGCGGCACATCCGCCAAAAGCACCCCTACTCCCTGCATTGGAGTCCCCGGGAGAAGGAAGTCATCAGCAACAGCTGGGATGCCCACTTGGGTCTGGGGGCCTGCGGAGAGGCTGAGGGCCTTGGGACCCAGggggctgaggaggaggaggaggaggacgatgaagaggaggaggaaggggctaACCTTCAAGCTTGCCCATCCAAGGGCCCAG GCAAAGCCCCAACTGGCAGGGGCAGCAGGCGCCAGCGACGAGGGGGCCCAGTGGCACCCCGGGCTCGGGCTCGGCGTCAGCGCCTCTCGGCCTCCCGGAGGGCCGGGGgcagcagggggctgggggctcggCGCCTGGAACGGAGACTGAAGGAGTCCCTGCAGAACTGGTTCCGAGCAGAGTGTCTCATGGACTATGACCCGCGGGGGAACCGGCTGGTGTGCATGGCCTGTGGCCGAGCACTGCCCAGCCTGCATTTGGACGACATCCGTGCCCACGTGCTGGAGGTGCACCCCAGCTCCCTGGGGCTCAGCGGCCCCCAGCGCAGCGCCCTGCTGCAGGCCTGGGGTGGCCCGCCCGAGACACTGTCTGAGTTCTCTCAGTCCCCACCAG ACGATGACCTCGTCCCCCAGGACCTGACCAGAAAAAGCCGGGACTCGGCCCCcgctgctggagccccctcctcTCAGGATCTCAGCCCCCCAGACGTAAAGGAAGAGGCTGGCAGGGTCCCTGAGAGGCCTGGGCCGGCAGACgaggaggaagagatggaggaGGGCGAGAGGGTGGGGGTCCCGGGCCGCTGGCCGCGGGGCCGCGACCACCGCCGCCACTACCAGGAGCGCTGGCGACTGGAGTACCTCATGGAGCTGGACGGCGGCCGGCGCGGCCTGGTGTGCATGGTGTGCGGGGGCTCGCTGGCCTCGCTCAAGATGAGCACCATCAAGCGGCACATCCGCCAGCGCCACCCGGGCTCCACGCGCCTCAGCGGGCCTGTCAAGGCCCTCATCGCCCAGGAGTGGAGCGAGAAGGCCGCCCACCTGCTGGCCTGGGGGCTGCCCTGCCCCGAGTCTCCCAAGGACCCTGCCGCCCCCAGCACAGCCGCAGCCtctgaggaggggggaggggacgaggaggagaagccagaggaggaagagtggTGGG GCGATGCCCCGCTTTCCCCCGGGGAACCGTCGGAGCAGCCTGCGGAAGACGACGAAGACGACGAAGACGGTCAAGAGTCCGGGGGACTCGCCTtcccgcccctgcccccgccgccgccgccgcctccgccgccgccgccgccccgcaGCCGAGAGCAGCGGCGGAACTACCAGCCGCGCTGGCGGGGCGAGTACCTGATGGACTACGACGGCAGCCGGCGCGGCCTGGTGTGCATGGTGTGCGGGGGCGCGCTGGCCACGCTCAAGGTCAGCACCATCAAGCGGCACATCCTGCAGGTGCACCCCTTTTCCATGGACTTCACGCCCGAGGAGCGCCAGACCATCCTGGAAGCCTACGAGGAGGCGGCCCTGCGCTGCTACGGCCACGAGGGCTTCGGAGCGCCCGCCCCGGCGCCGCGCGACGGCGGCGCGGACCTCAAGGCGGGCGCCGTGTGTCGGGCGTGA